From the Exiguobacterium aurantiacum genome, one window contains:
- a CDS encoding DEAD/DEAH box helicase family protein, translating into MSELRLHTSHLRIPLQHQIDAATEIYMVVAFAQVSGVQELTASLKQAVNRGAQVRILIGDYLYLTNPDALEMLMNIQGVELRLYRSKGQSFHPKAYLFRTQDGGTFFVGSSNLSHSALNRGVEWNVEIPASISEDVFEQSVDAFHELFYSDYAQIMNIVSLQPYREEYEAKQQRIKEAELIAEPPPVYIEDDTITPNTVQDAALKALRETMDEGRRKAMLVLATGLGKTYLSAFFARQFKRVLFIAHQKEILLQAEASYKKVSSEWKTGLLLGGDSRDEKSADVLFASIQTLASKHRMQQFTPDQFDLIVVDEFHHSAAPSYRRVLDYFEPKFLLGLTATPDRLDGGDVYALCDDNVAYQMHFTEAIEESYLTPFHYVGIYDEIDYSQIRLINGRRYDQDELLAEQLKESVAQKIFDAWRMHHQTRALGFCSSVTQAEYLADYFRLQGVQAVALHSQTEYDRTDVMCQLKQGHLDIIFAVNLFNEGVDIPEIDTLLFCRPTESLTVFTQQIGRGLRLLRGKTHCTIIDLIGNYKNIDKKLALLTTKRQPIVKALPRKIDLPSRCTIEFDLHAIDLLKRMVTHSSTRRQQLERNYFMVKEEFGRRPSYLELIQRGEYSIDAYRSEWKKDGGYYGFLNRVGELDDEESHLFEEAKSLLLEVEYTDMTKSYKMIVLSIMLSRGVAGWLQPISASEAARPFYEFINEFPYRQQIDGQTKDFQSPFHQQKIEKLLLRMPFDKIAKGPFFVSEESLHIEHNEAFAHPLVYEWVSQIVEVRLHHYFSRKASE; encoded by the coding sequence ATGAGTGAGTTACGTCTGCATACGAGTCATTTACGAATTCCATTACAACACCAAATCGACGCGGCGACTGAAATTTATATGGTCGTCGCGTTTGCGCAAGTATCGGGTGTTCAAGAACTCACCGCTTCACTTAAGCAAGCAGTCAATCGCGGTGCACAAGTCCGCATTCTGATTGGGGATTACCTCTATTTGACGAACCCAGACGCGCTTGAGATGCTAATGAACATTCAAGGAGTAGAGCTACGGCTCTATCGATCGAAAGGCCAGTCGTTCCACCCAAAGGCATATTTGTTCCGCACACAAGATGGAGGGACGTTCTTTGTCGGTTCTTCCAATCTGTCGCATAGCGCCTTAAATCGAGGCGTCGAATGGAACGTCGAGATACCGGCGAGCATCTCGGAGGACGTGTTTGAACAGTCAGTCGATGCGTTTCATGAGCTCTTTTATAGCGACTATGCCCAAATCATGAACATCGTCTCGTTGCAGCCTTATCGTGAAGAATATGAAGCGAAGCAACAGCGCATCAAGGAAGCGGAACTGATTGCGGAACCACCACCTGTCTATATCGAGGACGATACGATCACACCGAACACCGTACAAGACGCTGCTTTGAAGGCGTTACGCGAGACGATGGACGAAGGCAGACGCAAAGCGATGCTCGTGCTCGCTACCGGACTAGGAAAGACGTACTTGAGCGCCTTCTTCGCCCGCCAGTTCAAACGAGTGCTCTTCATTGCCCACCAAAAAGAAATTCTGCTTCAAGCTGAGGCATCCTATAAGAAAGTCTCGAGCGAATGGAAGACGGGATTATTGCTCGGAGGTGACTCGAGAGATGAGAAATCAGCCGACGTATTATTCGCTTCGATTCAAACATTGGCCTCGAAACATCGGATGCAACAGTTCACACCAGATCAGTTCGATTTGATTGTCGTCGACGAATTCCACCATTCGGCTGCGCCATCCTATCGGCGTGTCCTTGATTACTTCGAGCCGAAATTCTTGCTCGGATTAACGGCAACGCCCGATCGATTGGACGGGGGCGACGTCTACGCCTTGTGTGATGACAATGTCGCGTATCAGATGCACTTCACTGAAGCGATTGAAGAGTCGTATTTGACACCGTTCCATTACGTTGGGATTTATGATGAGATCGATTATTCGCAGATTCGATTGATCAATGGTCGTCGCTATGATCAAGACGAACTGTTGGCGGAGCAGTTGAAGGAAAGTGTCGCTCAAAAAATCTTTGATGCCTGGCGGATGCATCACCAGACCAGAGCGCTTGGATTCTGTTCATCAGTCACTCAGGCTGAATATTTGGCCGACTATTTCCGTCTGCAAGGTGTGCAAGCTGTCGCGTTACATAGCCAGACCGAATATGACCGTACCGATGTGATGTGTCAATTGAAGCAAGGTCATCTCGATATTATCTTCGCGGTCAACTTATTTAATGAAGGTGTCGATATCCCTGAAATCGATACGTTATTGTTTTGCCGCCCGACTGAATCGTTGACTGTCTTCACGCAACAAATTGGTCGTGGATTACGTCTATTGAGGGGAAAGACGCACTGCACCATCATCGATTTGATTGGGAACTATAAGAACATCGATAAAAAGTTGGCGCTATTGACGACGAAGCGACAACCGATTGTAAAAGCTCTTCCTAGAAAAATCGATTTACCAAGTAGATGCACGATTGAATTCGATTTGCACGCCATCGATTTGTTGAAGCGAATGGTCACCCATTCTTCGACACGCCGGCAACAGTTGGAGCGTAACTACTTCATGGTGAAAGAAGAATTTGGAAGACGTCCGAGTTACCTGGAGTTGATCCAGCGAGGTGAATACTCAATCGATGCCTATCGTTCTGAATGGAAGAAAGACGGAGGGTATTACGGGTTCCTAAATCGGGTGGGGGAGCTGGATGATGAAGAGAGTCACCTGTTTGAAGAGGCGAAGTCGCTGTTGCTTGAAGTAGAATACACAGACATGACGAAGAGCTATAAGATGATTGTGTTATCAATCATGTTAAGTCGTGGGGTCGCGGGATGGCTTCAACCAATCTCAGCGAGCGAGGCGGCTCGTCCATTCTATGAGTTCATCAATGAATTCCCATATCGTCAGCAGATTGACGGACAGACGAAAGACTTCCAATCCCCGTTCCATCAGCAAAAGATTGAAAAGTTACTGTTGCGGATGCCATTTGATAAAATAGCTAAAGGACCGTTCTTCGTATCTGAGGAGTCATTACATATCGAGCATAATGAAGCATTTGCTCATCCTTTGGTTTACGAATGGGTCAGTCAAATCGTTGAAGTGCGGCTGCATCACTACTTCAGTCGTAAAGCTTCAGAATGA
- a CDS encoding nucleoside triphosphate pyrophosphohydrolase, with amino-acid sequence MVYNKLIRDRIPEIIHEAGQIPVVKHLNQAEHFEQARLKLYEEIKEYEETNIDEESLEELADILELVYTLGKMHGASFEELNRIREKKREKRGGFEKGLFLEEVLDHE; translated from the coding sequence ATGGTATATAACAAGTTAATCCGAGACCGTATTCCTGAAATCATCCATGAAGCAGGACAAATTCCTGTCGTCAAACACTTGAATCAAGCTGAACATTTCGAACAGGCCCGCTTGAAACTTTACGAGGAAATCAAAGAGTACGAAGAAACGAACATTGATGAAGAATCACTCGAAGAACTTGCTGATATTTTGGAACTCGTCTATACGCTTGGAAAAATGCACGGCGCGAGCTTCGAGGAATTGAATCGTATCCGTGAGAAGAAACGTGAGAAGCGGGGCGGGTTTGAAAAAGGTCTCTTCTTGGAAGAGGTTCTTGATCATGAGTGA